A genomic segment from candidate division WOR-3 bacterium encodes:
- a CDS encoding HD domain-containing protein, with amino-acid sequence MERNEALNLVREKVKNENLRKHMLATEACMRKLAKYFGEDEERWGLCGLLHDLDYDETAKTPEVHGLKTVEWLKEKGIEEGILSAILAHNCHKPTESLLEKALYAVDPLTGLIVASALMHPDKKLNSVDKDFVLRRFKEKKFAAGANREQIKSCEGMGISLEDFVEICLKAMQEIAADLGL; translated from the coding sequence ATGGAGAGGAATGAGGCGTTAAATCTGGTGCGAGAGAAGGTGAAGAATGAGAATTTAAGGAAGCATATGCTGGCGACCGAAGCCTGTATGCGGAAATTGGCAAAATACTTCGGTGAGGATGAAGAAAGATGGGGGCTCTGTGGTTTGCTTCACGATTTAGACTATGATGAGACCGCCAAGACCCCCGAAGTCCACGGTCTAAAAACGGTTGAGTGGTTAAAAGAAAAGGGGATAGAAGAAGGGATACTTTCTGCCATTTTGGCGCACAATTGCCATAAACCAACCGAGTCCCTATTAGAAAAGGCTCTGTATGCGGTTGACCCTTTAACCGGTTTGATTGTCGCCAGTGCCTTGATGCATCCGGATAAGAAATTGAATAGTGTTGATAAGGACTTTGTTTTAAGACGTTTCAAAGAGAAGAAGTTTGCCGCAGGCGCGAATCGGGAACAGATTAAAAGTTGTGAGGGGATGGGAATCTCCTTAGAGGATTTTGTAGAGATTTGTCTTAAGGCGATGCAAGAGATTGCGGCTGATTTGGGTTTATGA